CCGATGTCCGCATCCCGATTCAAGTCGAAACAAATTCGTGAGGCAGCGGGCCTCAGTTTTCATATACTttggaaaaagagaaaaagaagatttAGGGGGGAGGTTGAGAAAATTGGGGATGAGAAGCACATTTTGAGTCGTGTGCATGACTTGTGTTGCCCCTGCCAGTCTACGGACGAACGGAGGCTAAACCCAATTCATGTGGAGCGGGACACACCCACCGCCCCCTTTGcgatcctcaccaccacaacccccCCTCAACCCCTACCCAAACCCCATCACAACACGTGGTTCCCCAAAAGAATTGCCAAACTTAAAATAAAGTTGCGGAAGCTAACTGCACATCATGTAGGGTGACTGGATTCTCTTCTACCAcgagggtggtgttgatgtcggTGACGTCGATGCAAAGGCCGAGAAGATCCTGATCCCCGTCGACCTTTCACAATACCCTTCCAACGAGGAGCTTGCGAGCACACTGCTCAAGCATGTTCCCAAGGGCATTCACAATGTCCTTGTTGACTTCAGTAAGTTTTACCTGTCAAATCAAGCTTAACCGGCCAGTCTTGGCGGTGCCCTGTCAGGCGTCGAGAACCCACACTCTTCATCCTGATAACCATCCGGGGTTGGCGGATGCATGACTCGATCATTAGTACTAACAGCCTCTCACAGTTGCCCGTCTCTATGCCGTCTATGTGGACTGCCAGTTCACCTACCTCGAGATCAACCCCTTGGTTGTGATTCCCAACGAGGATGCCACCTCTGCCGAGGTTCACTTCCTCGATCTTGCTGCTAAGCTCGACCAAACGGCCGACTTCGAGTGCGGCAACAAGTGGGCTATTGCCCGCTCTCCCGCCGCCTTGGGCATTGTTGCTCAGAGCTCTAACACCGGTGTCAACATCGATGCCGGCCCGCCCATTGAGTTCCCCGCTCCCTTCGGCCGTGAGCTctccaaggaggaggcttACATTGCTGAGCTTGATGCCAAGACTGGTGCCTCGCTCAAGCTTACTGTCCTGAACCCCAATGGCCGTATCTGGACTCTCgtcgctggtggtggtgcctcCGTGGTTTACGCCGATGCCATTGCCTCGGCTGGTTTTGCTGATGAGCTTGCCAACTACGGTGAGTACTCTGGTGCTCCCACCGAGTCTCAGACCTACCACTACGCTCGCACTGTTCTCGACCTCATGCTCCGTGCTCCTGTCTCTGAGAAGGGTAAGGTCCTTTTCATCGGTGGTGGTATTGCCAACTTCACCAACGTTGCTAGCACTTTCAAGGGTGTCATCAAGGCTCTTAGGGAGTATGGCAAGGCCCTCATCGAGCACAACACTCAGATCTGGGTCCGTCGTGCCGGTCCCAACTACCAGGAGGGTCTCAAGAACCTCAAGGCTGCGACACAAGAGCTCGGACTCAATGCCAAGATCTTTGGCCCCGAGATGCACGTCAGTGGTATCGTGCCTCTGGCATTGGTCCCTGGCAAGTGGGAGGAGAGCGGTGCGGTGGAGTTCCAAGCTTAAAAGGCTGATGGGTGTGGCGCACAtggtattataaatatttcatTTCTGGTCAGGGAACGGGGAGCGGGTTTGGTTCATTTTATCCTGGTGCATTTAATGCGGACATGACAGAAGATCCCAATAGAGCGAGAACTCGCATGGAAAGTTGTACACAAAAGCTTATCTCAGATGAAAGGTCGGCATGTGAAGATGATATGGTGTCATTGAGCTCTGCTAATTACCCATGAAGCGTTGATCGTAAGGTGGTGATGTGTGTCTGGTTGAGGCTCGTCCAGCTAAGTACGAAACGTATCTACTTGAATTTACAATACTACTAGTTTCTCGGCATGTCTAACTTTGGTGTTCATCATGTGCTCCGAGTGATGCTGAGTTAGCGAGTCTCGTTGTCTGGTTTTGATGGGCAGTGTTCGAGAGCCTGCTACCTTCCCTTCTAATACTCTTGAGTTGTTGAACGGTGAGGTATAGGAACAATAAGAAAATTATACGATATCAGTGCCCTTAACGACCCGCACCATTTTGACTAGGAATCCTGGAGACCACGATGTTATTCAGGGGAAAGCGGACCGGAATACGAGGCTTTTGCCTTAGTGTCTGTGGCCGTATTCATCCTTGAATCGACTTGCTTGGCAAGGAGATACACAATACGAGCTCGTAGCGTGGTTCTATAGCATATACAGGGTGTTGAGGGCAGTAAAGGTAATTTGAGCGTCGAAGCTTTTCGCCTTGGTCGTCAACATGTCTGAATGTCTCTAATACTGATGCTCAGGTGGCCGTTGTTGGATCATGTCAAATGATGTAGTTCTCTGGCCGTCCTATTTCGCGGAGATATTTGTAGTAGGCAAGCACTCCAAGTTCCACTTAAAGTTCAAGAGCGTAGGTACCTCTGGCTCCATGTGATTGCCATGGGCCCCTAACGATACGATGCCTCACACATAAACACACAAACACAACCTGAATAAAGATGCACAGCATCGGGGAATACGGAATAGTAGTTGGCGTCGTATAATATCATGAGAATTGTATGCATGGTATCATCCTGTAGGGGTATTCATATACCTGAAACGCTATGCGAAAAATCCAAAACGCTACACATGATGATAGTAATGCCCACAAAAAGCCAAAAGAGGTCATCGTGCTTGTAGCATAGCTCTCCTCTTTATCCGCGACGTCCATCCTCATTCTCACTGCCCTGCTTCGGACCGCTCGctttcttcatcctctcctccgctGCCTTGGCCAGGATCTCCCTCCGAGTCAACCCAGCTGATTCAGCCGACGTAGACGACGGCACCGCATCACTAGCACCCAACACATACGTCCCGCCTGTCCAACCTCCATGATCCATCACcataccttcctcttcctccccctcatCTGGCGACTCGTTCACAGGCGCAGGCCCATACTCGTACTCCGccccacccaccaccctccCGTTCTTGGTATAATCTGCCCTTTCCACCTCCCTCTCAATCTGCTTGCATAAATCCCAAAACTGCCTGTCGTGATCCCCATGCACATTGTGCGCCAGCTCATGACACAGCGTCTTGCGGATCGTCTTGTAATCTCTGTACCCATCGTACGCGTCCGTTCGTAGTCTAAGTTCGATCACCTCCCCTTTGTTGCGGTTCAGTCCCAAGATGCGGGTGGTACCCTCGTGATTAGAGGCGGTATACTGCCCCGGGTCCATTTCTGTCAATAAGCCGACGGTGAACTGGTGGGAGCGCATGGCGGCGCGGATGCCGGGGTCCGAGGCGAGCCGGttaagaaaggaaaggctCCGGGAGGGGTTGGggaggtgggggaggggccGGATGGTTTGGAAGGTGAAGCGGGTGTCTGAATCTGTTGAGCCGTTGATGGTGTGGATCCCACCGGCACCGGGTCGTTGGCTACTTGTTGGAGCCGCTGGTCGGCCTTTGTAAGCCATGCGCCGCTGGGCTTGGAGGGCTGCTTCGCGCTTGGCGATCGAGGCGGAGGCAGCGTGGAGGGATTCGAGGGCTGATTTCTTGGGGGCCATGAAGCGGAGGGAGTTGCCGGCG
The Neurospora crassa OR74A linkage group II, whole genome shotgun sequence DNA segment above includes these coding regions:
- a CDS encoding ATP citrate lyase, variant — its product is MSAKSILEADGKAILNYHLTRAPVIKPSTLPNPTKHNPPPRLASLHFAEDADVNGVLSQAEVTYPWLLQEGARFVAKPDQLIKRRGKSGLLALNKTWAEAKAWIAERAGKPQKVEHTEGVLRQFLVEPFVPHPQETEYYININSVRDGDWILFYHEGGVDVGDVDAKAEKILIPVDLSQYPSNEELASTLLKHVPKGIHNVLVDFIARLYAVYVDCQFTYLEINPLVVIPNEDATSAEVHFLDLAAKLDQTADFECGNKWAIARSPAALGIVAQSSNTGVNIDAGPPIEFPAPFGRELSKEEAYIAELDAKTGASLKLTVLNPNGRIWTLVAGGGASVVYADAIASAGFADELANYGEYSGAPTESQTYHYARTVLDLMLRAPVSEKGKVLFIGGGIANFTNVASTFKGVIKALREYGKALIEHNTQIWVRRAGPNYQEGLKNLKAATQELGLNAKIFGPEMHVSGIVPLALVPGKWEESGAVEFQA
- a CDS encoding zinc metalloproteinase, producing the protein MNDSEQESQPKGAPLPLASEVSTSYINDGEHFEMTIKFAPEKHSQSWLFRDDTTFEDILMALGHQWPEYEFSKSKAIVEKRQSPPSSSTTTKTKSLLKTPDDDALPMQLYAGNSLRFMAPKKSALESLHAASASIAKREAALQAQRRMAYKGRPAAPTSSQRPGAGGIHTINGSTDSDTRFTFQTIRPLPHLPNPSRSLSFLNRLASDPGIRAAMRSHQFTVGLLTEMDPGQYTASNHEGTTRILGLNRNKGEVIELRLRTDAYDGYRDYKTIRKTLCHELAHNVHGDHDRQFWDLCKQIEREVERADYTKNGRVVGGAEYEYGPAPVNESPDEGEEEEGMVMDHGGWTGGTYVLGASDAVPSSTSAESAGLTRREILAKAAEERMKKASGPKQGSENEDGRRG